Proteins encoded in a region of the Amphiprion ocellaris isolate individual 3 ecotype Okinawa chromosome 21, ASM2253959v1, whole genome shotgun sequence genome:
- the LOC111585575 gene encoding amphoterin-induced protein 2-like — protein sequence MPSTGRTRMHPIAAELLGQTSVGGSRWNPAVLFLLCFGFLPSVATCPPYCLCASDIISCCGSNLSTLPFDLPSYATRLDLSHNALTALPVDWISQPFDRLATLVLSKNSISRIEVNAFNVTPHLFHLDLSSNQLTVLNSSIFTGLRELKELLLFGNQIVQINPGAFSDLHGLQKLYLSTNRLTAFPLGLYEEPGGPRNLTFLDLSNNRLSKVPIQSLLLITRQGGIYLQENPLVCDCALLALLEYWMWKQYRPLVDFRTEYPCREGAGTGLNCKQQGVSDTPLEAQTYQVEPGRWLRVPCPGLNFPVQEGLVVFWITPQIALNSSVSNPSGHLIVLPNGTLEIQGALMEDSGTYGCVVARGHHFDPSEPLEVSVVVGNLSTTSTSELARSGGEHFNTAFTTLASCVVSIILVMLYLYLTPCRCRDSRGGSRGCGGRAITLCSDPREVESGQRRSNGKRVAFLEPQAEDSSIDGPKTPAVNLDHVNPEGILKNGSRTVEQTLTDAAHMA from the coding sequence ATGCCATCCACAGGGAGAACCAGGATGCATCCCATTGCAGCAGAGCTTTTAGGCCAGACCAGTGTTGGAGGCAGTCGGTGGAACCCTGCCGTGCTCTTCCTTCTGTGTTTTGGCTTCCTTCCCTCTGTGGCCACTTGCCCACCCTACTGTCTTTGTGCAAGTGATATCATTTCCTGCTGCGGCAGCAATCTGTCCACGCTGCCCTTTGATCTACCGAGCTATGCCACACGACTGGACCTGAGCCACAACGCCCTCACCGCCCTGCCGGTAGACTGGATTTCCCAACCGTTTGATCGACTTGCTACTCTGGTTCTCAGCAAGAACTCCATAAGCCGAATTGAGGTGAACGCCTTCAACGTGACTCCGCATCTCTTCCACCTGGACCTCTCATCCAACCAGCTGACAGTGCTGAACTCATCCATCTTCACTGGGTTGAGGGAACtgaaagagctgctgctgtttggcaACCAGATCGTCCAGATCAACCCAGGGGCCTTCAGCGACCTTCACGGCTTGCAGAAGCTCTATCTCTCTACCAACAGACTGACTGCCTTCCCCCTGGGGCTTTACGAGGAACCTGGAGGGCCTCGAAACCTGACCTTTCTTGACCTGTCAAACAACAGGCTCTCCAAGGTGCCCATCCAAAGCCTGTTGCTTATTACCCGACAAGGAGGAATTTATTTGCAGGAAAACCCTCTGGTTTGTGACTGTGCATTGCTCGCCTTGTTGGAGTATTGGATGTGGAAACAGTATCGTCCTCTGGTGGATTTCAGAACTGAATACCCATGTAGAGAAGGTGCAGGTACAGGGCTGAATTGTAAGCAGCAGGGAGTGTCGGACACGCCCCTTGAGGCACAGACCTACCAAGTAGAGCCTGGAAGGTGGTTGAGAGTGCCATGCCCAGGGTTGAACTTCCCTGTCCAGGAGGGGCTGGTAGTGTTCTGGATTACCCCCCAGATCGCACTGAATTCATCAGTCAGTAATCCAAGTGGTCACCTAATAGTTCTCCCCAATGGCACCCTTGAAATCCAAGGAGCACTGATGGAAGATTCTGGTACATATGGGTGTGTGGTAGCCCGCGGGCACCACTTTGACCCCAGTGAACCTCTGGAGGTGAGTGTGGTGGTTGGAAACTTAAGCACTACCTCCACCAGTGAATTGGCACGCAGCGGCGGTGAACATTTCAACACTGCGTTCACCACCCTTGCTTCCTGTGTAGTCAGCATCATTCTGGTGATGCTTTACCTCTACCTCACACCCTGTCGCTGTCGGGACAGCAGGGGAGGCTCAAGAGGATGCGGCGGAAGAGCCATTACCCTCTGCTCGGACCCGAGAGAGGTAGAATCGGGACAGAGGCGGTCAAATGGAAAGAGGGTGGCTTTTTTAGAGCCTCAGGCTGAGGACTCCAGTATTGATGGCCCAAAAACACCAGCAGTGAACCTGGATCATGTTAACCCTGAAGGAATTCTCAAGAATGGAAGTAGGACAGTGGAACAGACCCTCACAGATGCTGCTCACATGGCATAG